Proteins from one Ranitomeya variabilis isolate aRanVar5 chromosome 1, aRanVar5.hap1, whole genome shotgun sequence genomic window:
- the LOC143793299 gene encoding LYR motif-containing protein 2-like translates to MASRIPGSPTLRQFLFRQRVLGLYRRILRTVRRVPDPADRTYVREWARREFRGNKTTSDEITIRMMISQGERHLQELEWALKLAKS, encoded by the exons ATGGCCTCGCGGATACCGGGGTCTCCGACCCTGAGACAG TTCCTGTTCCGGCAGCGGGTACTGGGCCTGTACAGGAGGATCCTCCGCACAGTGCGCCGTGTCCCGGACCCCGCGGACCGCACCTACGTGAGGGAATGGGCCCGGAGGGAGTTTCGTGGGAACAAGACGACCAGTGATGAG ATCACTATACGGATGATGATCTCTCAGGGCGAGCGGCATCTGCAGGAGCTGGAGTGGGCACTGAAGCTGGCCAAGTCCTAG